Proteins from a genomic interval of Actinoalloteichus hymeniacidonis:
- a CDS encoding TM0106 family RecB-like putative nuclease: MVLLDAGVVTRCRRRVHLEHDPAMADTPRAAPDATSEQRMADAAAHRAAVGRRLGELHAGDWVTIPRTGSSLERRQATLDAMAAKTAFIWGPQLPADASHGRRGAIDLLVWADTGYVPILVVRHKVSDPGSGVRTSPLESPLPASAAVDPKRKARPQARDQLRLAHIHRMLESIGYDAGGKPMGGVIGLDADIVVWHDLTSPNWPGGRSALGEYDARFADRLAVATAAATGAEPLAAPSRILECRSCAWWPVCEQTLRADRDVSLVVRGEDATSLRSVGVRTVDQLAEFDPAAESPVPLVGATFGDSVVLAKAWLRDLSMVRRVRRIEVPRADVEVDIDMESFGDGGAYLWGALLSGADLGIPAGYRAFATWEPVPTLDEARSFAEFWAWLRMVRLRAASRGLSFRAYCYNELAENRWLLSSASRFVGSPGVPTAAEVRAFIQSDEWVDLFAIVREQFVCARGRGLKIVAPQAGFAWRDPEAGGENSMRWYRDAVGLDGLPPDDTQRERLLGYNEDDVRATWTLRQWMTSKAMTELPYAGDL, from the coding sequence ATGGTGCTGCTGGACGCGGGGGTGGTGACGCGGTGTCGTCGTCGGGTTCATCTGGAGCATGACCCCGCGATGGCTGACACGCCCAGGGCCGCACCGGACGCGACCTCGGAACAGCGGATGGCCGATGCCGCAGCCCACCGCGCGGCCGTGGGCCGACGGCTCGGCGAGCTGCACGCCGGGGACTGGGTGACGATCCCACGCACCGGAAGCTCGCTGGAGCGGCGGCAGGCCACGCTCGACGCGATGGCCGCGAAAACGGCCTTCATCTGGGGTCCGCAGCTGCCTGCCGACGCGTCCCACGGGCGGCGCGGCGCCATCGACCTGTTGGTGTGGGCCGATACCGGCTACGTGCCGATCCTGGTGGTCCGGCACAAGGTCAGCGACCCCGGCTCCGGCGTGCGCACCAGCCCACTGGAGAGTCCGCTACCTGCATCCGCGGCCGTCGATCCGAAGCGCAAGGCCCGGCCGCAGGCCAGAGACCAGCTTCGACTCGCTCACATCCATCGGATGCTCGAATCCATCGGCTACGACGCGGGCGGCAAGCCGATGGGCGGGGTGATCGGTCTGGACGCCGACATCGTGGTCTGGCACGACCTGACCTCGCCCAACTGGCCGGGCGGTCGCTCGGCGCTTGGTGAGTACGACGCGCGCTTTGCCGACCGGTTGGCCGTGGCCACCGCAGCCGCGACCGGCGCCGAGCCGCTGGCCGCGCCCTCCCGCATCCTGGAATGCCGGTCCTGCGCCTGGTGGCCGGTGTGCGAGCAGACCCTGCGCGCTGACCGCGATGTCAGCCTGGTGGTGCGCGGGGAGGATGCCACGTCCCTGCGTTCGGTCGGGGTGCGCACGGTCGACCAGCTCGCCGAGTTCGACCCGGCCGCCGAGTCGCCGGTGCCCTTGGTCGGAGCCACATTCGGCGACAGCGTCGTCCTGGCCAAGGCGTGGCTACGGGATCTGTCGATGGTCCGTCGGGTCCGCCGGATCGAGGTGCCGAGGGCCGACGTCGAGGTGGACATCGACATGGAGAGCTTCGGCGACGGCGGCGCGTACCTCTGGGGCGCGCTGCTGTCCGGCGCGGACCTCGGTATCCCGGCCGGCTACCGTGCCTTCGCAACCTGGGAGCCGGTGCCCACCCTGGATGAGGCGCGGTCCTTCGCCGAGTTCTGGGCCTGGCTGCGGATGGTCCGGCTGCGTGCGGCTTCCCGGGGATTGAGTTTCCGCGCCTACTGCTACAACGAACTGGCCGAGAACCGCTGGTTGTTGTCCTCGGCGAGCCGTTTCGTCGGCAGCCCAGGCGTGCCGACCGCCGCCGAGGTCCGCGCCTTCATCCAGTCCGACGAGTGGGTCGATCTGTTCGCGATCGTCCGGGAGCAGTTCGTCTGCGCACGGGGACGCGGGCTCAAGATCGTCGCACCGCAGGCCGGTTTCGCCTGGCGTGATCCCGAGGCGGGCGGGGAGAACTCGATGCGGTGGTACCGCGATGCGGTGGGCTTGGACGGGTTGCCCCCCGACGACACGCAGCGCGAGCGGTTGCTCGGCTACAACGAGGACGACGTGCGTGCGACCTGGACGCTGCGGCAGTGGATGACCTCGAAGGCCATGACCGAGCTGCCCTACGCGGGCGACCTCTGA
- a CDS encoding alginate O-acetyltransferase AlgX-related protein, whose protein sequence is MSRPGVEQTAPIPRVRLPEVHEAWLPKEHDLYRPRHGGRQLLALLAALLFFGAPVFSFLLGSRATEIENRALVDFPNIMHGWGFFTEFPQWSIDYLPFRESAINAADTVSHVVFGESVSLNGGDDAGSGPITPGPGGDDDRRIAYPNVIEGSDGWLYLGSDVDSRCNRERSLDEVIDALQRLRTGIEASGREFVLVIAPDKTTAVPEHLPEDYAGKRCATEAATEFWNELPEATDAIDLREPLRERSAELGRPIYYPLDSHWMDEGAITMLTEVAEELKPGSTAAVTTDEHEIWESDADLPVLLGQKEQRAGMTYRIRPDGQTDNTHGLNYRLDEPEHFSVGPLAGMNTDRTAIIGDSFLAASSRYVSGFFSDVTLQYYGTLSDDPRSVIDMLIGQETIVIEVVERNLVGGTAPFLESEMIDRITADLGANPIS, encoded by the coding sequence ATGTCCAGGCCCGGGGTCGAGCAGACAGCACCGATTCCTCGTGTGCGGCTTCCCGAGGTGCACGAGGCGTGGCTGCCGAAGGAACACGATCTCTACCGTCCCCGGCATGGCGGCAGGCAGTTGCTAGCGCTGCTCGCGGCACTGTTGTTCTTCGGCGCCCCGGTGTTCAGCTTCCTGCTCGGTTCGCGGGCCACCGAGATCGAGAACCGCGCGTTGGTCGATTTCCCCAACATCATGCACGGTTGGGGCTTCTTCACCGAGTTCCCGCAGTGGTCGATCGACTATCTGCCGTTTCGAGAATCGGCCATCAACGCCGCCGACACGGTCAGCCACGTCGTCTTCGGCGAGTCGGTCTCCCTGAACGGCGGTGACGACGCGGGCAGCGGCCCGATCACCCCCGGCCCGGGCGGCGATGATGACCGCCGGATCGCCTACCCGAACGTGATCGAGGGCAGCGATGGCTGGCTTTATCTCGGCTCCGACGTCGACAGCCGATGCAACCGGGAGCGGTCCCTCGACGAGGTGATCGACGCGCTACAGCGGCTTCGCACCGGGATCGAGGCCTCCGGCCGGGAATTCGTTTTGGTGATCGCGCCGGACAAGACCACGGCGGTGCCGGAGCATCTTCCGGAGGACTACGCGGGCAAGCGTTGCGCCACCGAGGCGGCCACCGAGTTCTGGAATGAGCTGCCCGAGGCGACCGACGCCATCGACCTCCGCGAGCCGCTGCGGGAGAGAAGCGCGGAACTGGGCAGGCCCATCTACTACCCCTTGGACTCGCATTGGATGGACGAGGGCGCCATCACGATGCTCACCGAGGTCGCCGAAGAGCTGAAACCCGGTTCCACCGCAGCCGTCACCACCGATGAGCACGAGATCTGGGAGAGCGACGCCGATCTCCCGGTGCTGCTGGGCCAGAAGGAACAACGCGCGGGCATGACCTATCGGATCCGCCCGGACGGCCAGACCGACAACACCCACGGACTGAACTACCGCCTGGACGAACCGGAGCACTTCTCCGTCGGCCCCCTCGCCGGGATGAACACCGATCGCACCGCGATCATCGGTGACTCCTTCCTCGCCGCCAGCAGCCGTTATGTGTCGGGCTTCTTCAGCGACGTGACCCTGCAGTACTACGGAACGCTCAGCGACGACCCGAGGTCGGTGATCGACATGCTCATCGGTCAGGAGACGATCGTGATCGAGGTCGTCGAGCGCAACCTGGTCGGTGGCACGGCACCGTTCCTCGAATCCGAGATGATCGACCGCATCACCGCCGACTTGGGCGCCAACCCGATCTCCTAG
- a CDS encoding SDR family NAD(P)-dependent oxidoreductase has product MQITDTAAIVTGGASGLGGATARALAAGGAKVFALDLPSAVEAAQPVENVEFVAADVRSAEQVQAAVDQAVASGSPLRIAVNCAGVADAGRILSRKGVHDLELFRKVIEINLIGTFNVMRLAAEAMANTEKLNEEGHRGVVINTASVAAFEGQVGQAAYSASKGGVAGMTLPAARDLASLGIRVMTIAPGILSTPMMAGITAEFREELTANLQFPKRMGHPEDYARLALSIIDQDYLNGETIRLDGALRMPPR; this is encoded by the coding sequence ATGCAGATCACGGACACCGCAGCGATCGTCACCGGCGGAGCCTCCGGCCTCGGCGGCGCCACCGCCCGAGCACTGGCGGCGGGTGGCGCGAAGGTATTCGCCCTCGATCTGCCCTCGGCGGTCGAGGCGGCGCAGCCCGTGGAGAACGTGGAGTTCGTCGCCGCCGACGTGCGAAGCGCCGAGCAGGTACAGGCCGCCGTCGATCAGGCCGTCGCCTCCGGAAGCCCGTTGCGCATCGCGGTGAACTGTGCCGGAGTCGCCGACGCAGGCCGCATCCTCAGCCGCAAGGGCGTCCACGACCTGGAGCTGTTCCGCAAGGTCATCGAGATCAACCTCATCGGCACCTTCAACGTGATGCGGTTGGCGGCCGAGGCGATGGCGAACACCGAGAAGCTGAACGAGGAGGGACACCGGGGCGTGGTGATCAACACCGCTTCGGTGGCGGCCTTCGAGGGCCAGGTCGGCCAGGCCGCGTACTCGGCGTCCAAGGGCGGCGTCGCCGGGATGACCCTGCCCGCCGCCCGTGACCTGGCATCGCTGGGTATCCGCGTGATGACCATCGCCCCCGGAATCCTGAGCACCCCGATGATGGCCGGGATCACCGCCGAGTTCCGCGAGGAGCTCACCGCGAACCTTCAGTTCCCCAAGCGGATGGGCCACCCGGAGGACTACGCGCGGCTGGCGTTGTCGATCATCGACCAGGACTACCTCAACGGCGAGACCATCCGGCTCGACGGGGCGCTGCGGATGCCGCCGCGTTAG
- a CDS encoding FkbM family methyltransferase produces MSDGVTAVACTIVAKNYLPAARVLAQSFREHHPEHEFVIAVIDREHGEEQDEHATIVGPDWFGITDEDYLRMATSYTVMELATAVKPYLLRTLRERADVAIYLDPDIQVFSPFGEVVEHASTKSIVLTPHTLEPIPQDGLEPDDAVIMGTGIYNLGFIAVGAGSEGFLDFWASRLRHDAIAAPEQQLFTDQRWVDQAPALFPHYIWRDPGLNVAYWNVWQRPIEQTSTGGWTAAGRPLRFFHFSGYRPEKPWLLTFHCARKPRTLLSDHPALRALCDGYGQALLSAGYADSVESVPYRYNTLADDTRITPIMRRVFRAGWIKSERAKKKPPPAPPHAFGVDGGQAFRDWLTAPDDAQQAAAGLSRWTMAVWQNRPDLQIAFPQPWGADAEGYRHWCVNSGVQEKQIAPWALPTAAPKTIAPLDRFGVNLLGYLTAELGLGEMARIVHDAISHADIPIAAVVEDELVSNRTDLDAPDTLGDPRFPVSLIAVNADQLPAVSSTHAAAVKGRYRIGLWAWELEEFPESLHGSFDLVDEIWTVSEFCREAIARHSPVPVRTIPVPVRDPGAPIRRDREEGEKTRFLFAFDFNSVGERKNPWGLVTAFQRAFPDRSDVQLTIKAINAALHPEAAERLRSVVQADARIELLERYLPVDELRQLYADSDCYVSLHRSEGFGLTVAEAMMLELPTISTDYSSTTEFLNSEFGWPIPHTMTTVGPRCEPYQASAIWAEPDLDAAAKAMREVADDPAEGRRRGRAARAHLLRTRNLDITATWMREQLERAYASWQGRGDEPEKPTEKTSPMEPLRQAREALRWRADTEMPSRNPLAPAMRRAVLRAVDHYDVHQRRVLGAVTDGVESSLQAAHDRIDDLTGRIAELHQRQVVDVDEIKTEVRTVATRIGEARRDQDEVLNRLETKLDRQIVESEQMWADHGTTQAGHTEELEGLRKRVEASSEQQFAMFTERDQRADHLDIELAQAQRDLEALHALIAARHTEIPPGSEVVVCDAGALLMPADEIVMPWIRHHRSWELDEAELIARLAGDGTFLDIGAHVGYHSLRLLTRNPSHRVITVEANPTTVEYLRRNINANLAPAAADRVIVLPVAAWDTATKLSLLAADPVNSGDYRVSEWAEDRSVTVPAVALGSQPEVTEHRISLIKVDLQGRDHRALAGLRDLLGRDHPHVVCEFCPEQIEELTDDPRTVLAEYRSLGYRIRSVAGVEQVDDEAIIEDARASSTGFSTLWLDPSAP; encoded by the coding sequence ATGAGTGATGGCGTGACCGCGGTCGCCTGCACGATCGTCGCGAAGAACTATCTCCCCGCCGCGCGTGTACTGGCGCAGTCGTTCCGCGAACACCATCCCGAGCACGAATTCGTGATCGCGGTGATCGACCGGGAACACGGCGAGGAGCAGGACGAGCACGCCACGATCGTCGGACCGGACTGGTTCGGGATCACCGACGAGGACTATCTGCGGATGGCCACCTCGTACACGGTGATGGAGCTGGCCACCGCGGTGAAGCCCTATCTCCTGCGCACGCTGCGGGAGCGGGCGGACGTCGCCATCTACCTCGACCCCGATATCCAGGTCTTCAGCCCGTTCGGCGAGGTCGTCGAGCACGCGTCGACGAAGTCGATCGTGCTCACGCCGCACACTCTGGAGCCGATCCCGCAGGATGGCCTGGAACCCGATGACGCCGTCATCATGGGCACCGGGATCTACAACCTCGGTTTCATCGCGGTCGGCGCGGGCTCCGAGGGCTTCCTGGACTTCTGGGCTTCCCGGCTTCGCCACGACGCGATCGCCGCGCCGGAACAGCAGTTGTTCACCGACCAGCGCTGGGTGGATCAGGCGCCCGCGTTGTTCCCGCACTACATCTGGCGGGATCCGGGCCTCAACGTCGCGTACTGGAATGTCTGGCAGCGGCCCATCGAGCAGACCTCGACCGGTGGCTGGACCGCCGCCGGTCGGCCGCTGCGGTTCTTCCACTTCAGCGGCTACCGGCCGGAGAAGCCCTGGCTGTTGACGTTCCACTGCGCCCGCAAACCCCGCACCCTGCTCTCCGACCACCCCGCGTTGCGGGCGCTGTGCGACGGCTACGGGCAGGCATTGCTGTCGGCCGGTTACGCGGACTCCGTGGAGTCGGTGCCCTATCGCTACAACACGCTCGCGGACGACACTCGCATCACGCCGATCATGCGGCGGGTGTTCCGGGCGGGCTGGATCAAGTCCGAACGCGCCAAGAAGAAGCCGCCGCCCGCGCCGCCGCACGCCTTCGGTGTCGACGGTGGGCAGGCCTTCCGCGACTGGCTGACCGCGCCCGACGATGCGCAGCAGGCCGCCGCCGGGCTCAGCAGATGGACGATGGCGGTCTGGCAGAACAGACCGGACCTCCAGATCGCCTTCCCGCAGCCCTGGGGTGCCGACGCCGAGGGTTACCGACACTGGTGCGTGAACTCGGGCGTTCAGGAGAAGCAGATCGCCCCGTGGGCCCTGCCGACGGCCGCGCCGAAGACCATCGCGCCGCTGGACCGGTTCGGCGTCAACCTGCTCGGCTACCTGACCGCCGAACTCGGGCTCGGCGAGATGGCTCGGATCGTGCACGACGCGATCAGCCACGCCGACATCCCGATCGCCGCCGTCGTCGAGGACGAGCTGGTCTCCAACCGGACCGACCTCGATGCCCCGGACACGCTGGGCGATCCCCGGTTCCCGGTCAGTCTGATCGCGGTCAACGCCGATCAGCTGCCCGCCGTGAGCTCCACCCATGCCGCCGCGGTCAAGGGCCGCTACCGCATCGGGTTGTGGGCCTGGGAGCTGGAGGAGTTCCCCGAGTCGCTGCACGGCTCGTTCGACCTCGTCGACGAGATCTGGACGGTCAGCGAGTTCTGTCGGGAGGCGATCGCGCGGCACTCTCCGGTGCCGGTGCGCACGATCCCGGTTCCGGTACGCGACCCGGGTGCCCCGATTCGTCGGGACCGGGAAGAGGGCGAGAAGACCCGCTTCCTGTTCGCCTTCGACTTCAACAGCGTCGGCGAGCGGAAGAATCCTTGGGGCCTGGTGACGGCGTTCCAGCGTGCCTTCCCGGATCGCTCCGATGTGCAGCTCACCATCAAGGCCATCAACGCCGCCCTGCATCCCGAGGCGGCCGAACGGCTGCGCTCGGTGGTGCAGGCCGACGCGCGCATCGAGCTGTTGGAGCGCTACCTCCCGGTCGACGAGCTGCGCCAGCTCTACGCGGACAGCGACTGCTATGTGTCGCTGCACCGCAGTGAGGGTTTCGGGTTGACCGTCGCCGAGGCGATGATGTTGGAACTCCCGACCATCTCCACCGACTATTCGAGCACCACCGAGTTCCTGAACTCGGAGTTCGGTTGGCCTATTCCGCACACGATGACCACGGTCGGACCGCGTTGCGAGCCGTATCAGGCATCGGCGATCTGGGCCGAGCCCGATCTGGACGCCGCGGCCAAGGCGATGCGCGAGGTCGCCGACGATCCGGCGGAGGGCCGTCGACGGGGTCGTGCCGCACGGGCCCACCTGCTTCGGACCCGCAACCTCGACATCACGGCCACGTGGATGCGGGAACAGCTCGAACGGGCCTACGCCAGTTGGCAGGGCCGGGGAGACGAACCGGAGAAGCCCACCGAGAAGACCAGTCCGATGGAACCGTTGCGGCAGGCCCGCGAGGCATTGCGCTGGCGGGCCGACACCGAGATGCCCTCGCGTAATCCGCTGGCTCCCGCCATGCGGCGCGCGGTGCTTCGGGCGGTCGACCACTACGACGTCCACCAGCGTCGGGTCCTCGGCGCGGTGACCGACGGCGTCGAGAGCAGCCTGCAGGCCGCACACGACCGGATCGACGACCTCACGGGTCGGATCGCCGAGCTGCACCAGCGGCAGGTCGTCGACGTCGACGAGATCAAGACCGAGGTTCGGACGGTCGCCACTCGCATCGGTGAAGCCCGGCGGGATCAGGACGAGGTCCTGAATCGGCTGGAGACGAAGCTGGACCGGCAGATCGTCGAGTCCGAGCAGATGTGGGCCGATCACGGGACGACCCAGGCTGGGCATACCGAGGAACTGGAGGGACTGCGCAAGCGCGTCGAGGCGAGCAGCGAACAGCAGTTCGCCATGTTCACCGAGCGGGATCAGCGTGCCGACCACCTGGACATCGAACTCGCCCAGGCCCAGCGCGACCTGGAGGCACTGCACGCGCTCATCGCGGCCCGGCACACCGAGATCCCGCCGGGGTCGGAGGTGGTGGTCTGCGACGCGGGCGCGCTGCTGATGCCCGCCGACGAGATCGTCATGCCGTGGATTCGGCATCACCGCAGCTGGGAGCTGGATGAGGCCGAGCTGATCGCCCGGCTGGCGGGCGATGGGACGTTTCTCGACATCGGCGCGCACGTCGGTTACCACTCGCTGCGGCTGCTGACCAGGAACCCGTCGCATCGGGTGATCACGGTCGAGGCGAACCCGACGACGGTCGAGTACCTGCGCCGCAACATCAACGCGAACCTCGCGCCTGCCGCAGCCGATCGCGTGATCGTGTTGCCGGTGGCCGCGTGGGACACTGCGACGAAGTTGTCACTGCTGGCCGCCGATCCCGTCAACAGCGGCGACTATCGGGTGAGCGAGTGGGCCGAGGACCGGTCGGTGACCGTTCCGGCCGTCGCCCTCGGCTCGCAGCCGGAGGTCACCGAGCATCGGATCTCGCTGATCAAGGTGGACCTGCAGGGCCGGGATCACCGGGCGTTGGCCGGTCTGCGCGACCTGCTCGGCCGGGATCACCCGCACGTGGTGTGCGAGTTCTGTCCCGAGCAGATCGAGGAACTCACCGACGATCCGAGGACCGTGCTCGCCGAGTATCGATCCCTCGGCTACCGCATTCGCAGTGTCGCGGGAGTCGAGCAGGTCGATGACGAAGCGATCATCGAGGACGCTCGGGCCAGCAGCACAGGGTTCTCCACCCTCTGGCTGGATCCCTCGGCGCCCTGA
- a CDS encoding acyltransferase family protein yields MTARPGSGSAQHTRRPHPQDAITEVIPVQEPITEVIPVPAGLGATPADAPKRKPVKKGYHAGLDLLRVLMAIAVVYTHLTIWVSSNEILWPGHTIVHRGLTTPLNLNLNLSFVGVGAFLLISGIVITKVADRESPTRFMARRLIRILPAMWLVVIVMYFLVQEGLVNAEGGEPGQPVDLLANLTLGAYFETPSAILLGVTWTLIVQLIFYTYVALTIPLLRRYPWLPALLGAALVSIAQSWAAAEQNTGIVNFRIGMFTSYLPVLFIGQLISLGHTRRIPIPAAIALGSTHFMLFLSADLFQDYITTGVAHSRTLLLLIMVVLLVMNSTGRLATSPLISAISKRSYSIYLVHTACIYPIMGLMTSTYGVGLAIVTSLAAVVVATELLHRCIEMPPVRLHRRFERYLDGRRGVRRAG; encoded by the coding sequence ATGACGGCGCGGCCGGGCAGTGGATCCGCCCAGCACACTCGTCGGCCCCACCCGCAGGATGCGATCACCGAGGTGATCCCGGTACAGGAACCGATCACCGAGGTGATCCCGGTCCCGGCGGGTCTCGGCGCGACACCGGCTGATGCGCCCAAGCGGAAGCCGGTCAAGAAGGGCTACCACGCGGGATTGGACCTGCTTCGGGTCCTGATGGCCATCGCCGTGGTGTACACCCATCTGACGATCTGGGTGTCGTCCAACGAGATCCTCTGGCCGGGGCACACGATCGTCCACCGGGGGCTCACCACCCCGTTGAACCTCAACCTGAACCTTTCATTCGTCGGCGTCGGCGCGTTCCTACTGATCAGCGGCATCGTGATCACCAAGGTGGCCGACCGCGAATCACCGACCCGCTTCATGGCCAGGCGGCTGATCCGCATCCTGCCCGCCATGTGGCTCGTCGTGATCGTGATGTACTTCCTGGTTCAGGAAGGGCTGGTCAACGCCGAGGGCGGCGAGCCGGGTCAACCCGTTGACCTGCTGGCGAATCTGACGCTGGGAGCGTATTTCGAGACCCCCTCGGCGATCCTGCTCGGCGTGACCTGGACCCTCATCGTCCAGCTGATCTTCTACACCTATGTCGCGCTGACCATTCCGCTCTTACGGCGTTATCCCTGGTTGCCCGCGTTGCTGGGCGCCGCGTTGGTCTCGATAGCCCAGTCCTGGGCTGCGGCCGAGCAGAACACCGGGATCGTCAACTTCCGAATCGGGATGTTCACCAGCTATCTGCCGGTGTTGTTCATCGGGCAGCTCATCTCGCTCGGTCATACCCGACGCATCCCGATTCCGGCAGCCATCGCACTGGGCAGCACGCACTTCATGCTCTTCCTCAGCGCCGACCTGTTCCAGGACTACATCACCACCGGCGTGGCCCACAGCCGGACACTGCTGTTGCTGATCATGGTGGTGCTGCTGGTGATGAACAGCACCGGCAGGCTGGCCACCTCGCCGTTGATCTCGGCGATCTCGAAACGGTCGTACAGCATCTACCTGGTGCACACGGCGTGCATCTATCCGATCATGGGGCTGATGACCTCGACCTACGGCGTCGGACTCGCGATCGTGACCTCGTTGGCAGCCGTGGTCGTCGCCACCGAACTGCTGCATCGCTGTATCGAGATGCCACCGGTGCGACTGCATCGACGATTCGAGCGGTACCTCGACGGACGCCGGGGTGTCCGCCGCGCAGGTTGA
- a CDS encoding DUF6474 family protein, whose protein sequence is MGRRSSRKKGGGAPTMARRKKSETVSTGRGKRLVGLAKTLVPLAAPVLLPYAATAAASARESIDRYRARRLGVPVERLAEFTGRGAALHARIVGIQESLGSLGERADASGGDARFASGIEPRLRQLLAAVRAAERMPSVRRRAAHRAIDAELAPVEDELLRRFNLR, encoded by the coding sequence GTGGGGCGGCGTTCCAGTCGGAAGAAAGGCGGAGGTGCACCGACGATGGCACGAAGAAAGAAGAGCGAGACCGTTTCGACGGGCCGAGGCAAACGGCTGGTCGGACTGGCCAAGACGCTGGTACCGCTCGCCGCGCCGGTCCTGCTGCCCTACGCCGCCACGGCGGCCGCCTCGGCACGCGAGAGCATCGACCGATACCGGGCCCGTCGGCTGGGCGTGCCGGTCGAGCGGTTGGCCGAGTTCACCGGCAGGGGTGCGGCTCTGCACGCCCGCATCGTCGGTATCCAGGAATCACTCGGGTCACTGGGTGAGCGCGCGGACGCCTCGGGGGGCGATGCCCGCTTCGCCTCGGGCATCGAACCACGACTTCGGCAGCTCCTCGCCGCGGTGCGGGCGGCCGAGCGGATGCCGAGCGTTCGACGTCGGGCCGCGCACCGGGCCATCGACGCCGAGCTGGCCCCGGTGGAGGACGAACTGCTCCGCCGATTCAACCTGCGCTGA
- a CDS encoding PepSY domain-containing protein translates to MRNPKIMAAIIGAAGLLAIGGTAIALDDRNSASQPTSNGFVEQTTEQTTEQRVDDWDDRDDDWDDRDDRDDRDDRDDDRDDRDDVASQPAKSGNGTTIAREEAIGIAQAELPGAEVVEVERDEDDGRLEWELELRQDRTEWDVEIDAESGEILKIDRDDDDDDDDDDDDDDRDDRDDWDD, encoded by the coding sequence ATGCGTAACCCGAAGATCATGGCAGCGATCATCGGCGCAGCCGGTCTGCTGGCTATCGGTGGCACCGCCATCGCGCTGGACGACCGCAACTCGGCCAGCCAGCCGACGAGCAACGGCTTCGTCGAGCAGACCACCGAGCAGACCACCGAGCAGCGGGTCGACGACTGGGACGACCGGGACGACGACTGGGACGACCGCGACGACCGCGACGACCGGGATGACCGGGACGACGACCGCGATGACCGCGACGACGTCGCGAGCCAGCCCGCGAAGTCGGGCAACGGCACCACCATCGCGCGGGAGGAGGCCATCGGCATCGCGCAGGCCGAACTGCCCGGCGCCGAGGTCGTCGAGGTCGAGCGCGACGAGGACGACGGCCGGCTGGAATGGGAACTGGAGCTGCGCCAGGACCGCACCGAATGGGACGTGGAGATCGACGCGGAGTCCGGCGAGATCCTCAAGATCGACCGGGACGACGATGACGACGACGATGACGACGATGACGACGACGACCGGGATGACCGGGACGACTGGGACGACTGA
- a CDS encoding aldo/keto reductase: MEQRRLGDSGLTVSVVGLGCNNLGRPGTSTETLSGTRAVVNAALDVGITFFDVADVYGAPRGRSEELLGQALSGRREWAVIATKFGMDMQGVNGPDFGSRGSRRYIKRAVESSLRRLGTDWIDLYQLHRPDPATPLEETLSALDDLIREGKVRYIGHCNLAGWQIADTAWIADDQKLTGPIAAQNHYSLLEREAEREVVPVCERFGVGLIPYFPLANGLLTGKYRRGGETQPGTRLAGRSRLLAEAPWDRIEAIRHFADQRNLSMTDVAIGWLAAQPAVASVIAGATMPEQIKMNAIAGDWQPTLADLAELDQICPPGRR, translated from the coding sequence GTGGAGCAACGACGACTGGGTGACTCGGGTCTGACCGTCAGCGTCGTCGGCCTTGGCTGCAACAATCTCGGTAGACCCGGGACCAGCACGGAGACCCTGTCCGGGACCCGTGCCGTGGTCAACGCCGCATTAGACGTCGGAATCACCTTCTTCGACGTTGCCGACGTCTACGGCGCCCCCCGAGGTCGCAGCGAGGAACTGTTGGGGCAGGCGTTGTCCGGCCGACGCGAATGGGCGGTCATCGCCACCAAGTTCGGCATGGACATGCAGGGCGTCAACGGCCCGGACTTCGGCTCGCGAGGATCCCGCCGCTACATCAAACGAGCGGTGGAATCGTCGTTACGTCGATTGGGAACCGACTGGATCGACCTCTACCAGCTGCATCGGCCCGATCCGGCAACGCCGCTTGAGGAGACCCTCTCGGCGCTGGACGACCTGATCCGCGAGGGCAAGGTCCGCTATATCGGCCACTGCAATCTCGCGGGCTGGCAGATCGCGGACACCGCCTGGATCGCCGACGACCAGAAACTGACCGGACCGATCGCGGCGCAGAACCACTATTCCCTGCTGGAGCGCGAGGCCGAGCGCGAGGTGGTTCCGGTCTGCGAGCGCTTCGGCGTCGGACTGATCCCCTACTTCCCCTTGGCCAACGGACTGTTGACCGGCAAGTACCGCCGGGGCGGTGAGACCCAACCCGGCACGCGGCTCGCCGGCCGCAGCAGGTTGCTCGCCGAGGCGCCGTGGGATCGCATCGAGGCGATCCGGCACTTCGCCGATCAGCGGAATCTGAGTATGACCGACGTCGCGATCGGCTGGTTGGCGGCGCAACCCGCAGTAGCCTCGGTCATCGCGGGCGCCACCATGCCCGAACAGATCAAGATGAACGCCATCGCCGGGGACTGGCAGCCGACCCTGGCAGACTTGGCCGAGCTCGATCAGATCTGCCCGCCCGGTCGCCGCTGA